The Sorangiineae bacterium MSr11367 genome window below encodes:
- a CDS encoding ATP-binding cassette domain-containing protein, translated as MSAARESVLSARGLVKRYGNVTAIDGADFDLFPGEVLAVVGDNGAGKSSLIKALSGALVPDAGEIRVGTERVHFRGPLDARKHGIETVYQDLALTPAQDIASNLFLGRERRLPGLRGSVLRMLDVGGMRDEAEKVLRDLGIGIRSMTQLVETLSGGQRQGIAVARAAAFGTRVVIMDEPTAALGVTESGKVLELIGRLRERGLPVVLISHNMPHVFEIADRVHVHRLGKRIAVVSPRTHTMNEVVGLLTGAVRPDDDHRLQPSNPG; from the coding sequence ATGAGCGCCGCACGGGAGAGCGTGCTCTCGGCACGCGGGCTGGTGAAGCGCTATGGGAACGTGACGGCCATCGACGGGGCGGATTTCGATCTGTTCCCCGGAGAGGTGCTCGCGGTGGTGGGCGACAACGGGGCAGGGAAGTCCAGCCTGATCAAGGCGCTCTCCGGCGCGCTCGTGCCCGATGCGGGCGAAATCCGCGTCGGTACCGAGCGTGTGCACTTCCGTGGTCCGCTGGATGCGCGCAAGCACGGCATCGAAACGGTGTACCAGGACCTCGCGCTGACGCCGGCGCAAGACATCGCATCGAACTTGTTCCTGGGGCGCGAGCGGCGGTTGCCGGGTTTGCGGGGATCGGTGCTGCGCATGCTCGACGTCGGGGGGATGCGCGACGAAGCGGAAAAGGTGCTGCGCGATCTGGGCATCGGCATCCGCTCGATGACGCAGCTCGTGGAGACGCTGTCCGGCGGCCAGCGGCAGGGCATCGCCGTGGCGAGGGCCGCGGCCTTCGGCACGCGCGTGGTGATCATGGATGAACCCACGGCGGCCTTGGGGGTCACGGAGTCGGGCAAAGTGCTCGAGCTCATCGGGCGCCTGCGCGAGCGCGGCCTTCCCGTGGTGCTCATCAGCCACAACATGCCGCACGTCTTCGAGATCGCCGATCGCGTGCACGTGCACCGATTGGGCAAGCGCATCGCGGTGGTCTCCCCGCGCACGCACACGATGAACGAGGTGGTGGGGCTGCTCACCGGTGCGGTGCGCCCCGACGACGACCACCGGCTTCAGCCTTCGAACCCCGGCTGA
- a CDS encoding ABC transporter permease yields the protein MGTGKLLEVKLERDRGGVLEFVLRTPGVGPALALVVAIVVFSLTTSTFLAVDNLSLVIEQSLVVATMALGQTLVILTAGIDLANAATTVLATLLMSKLALSSGGGVGALLAGFALAAAIGGVAGSLVTRVKLPPFIVTLGLLTIVTAVGRIYSRGQSVRVTDPVLGFLGTRQFLFGRIEITYGMPVALGMFVLLWYALTRTAWGRHVYAIGNEPEAARLSGIHVPRTVLSVYLIAGLVYGVAAWQALGRVPNADPNAYQTGNLDSITAVVLGGTSLFGGRGSVFGTLVGALIVAVLRSGLTQAGIDDLYQDVATGVLVIAAVAVDRFSRTTRQR from the coding sequence GTGGGGACTGGAAAACTGCTGGAAGTGAAGCTGGAACGCGATCGCGGGGGCGTGCTCGAGTTCGTGCTGCGCACGCCGGGGGTGGGGCCGGCGTTGGCGCTCGTGGTGGCCATCGTCGTCTTTTCGCTCACCACGAGCACGTTCCTCGCGGTGGACAATCTGTCGCTGGTCATCGAGCAGTCGCTGGTCGTGGCCACGATGGCGCTGGGGCAGACGTTGGTCATCCTCACCGCGGGGATCGATCTCGCCAATGCGGCGACCACGGTGCTGGCCACCTTGCTCATGTCGAAGCTCGCGCTCTCCAGCGGAGGGGGCGTTGGCGCGTTGCTGGCCGGGTTCGCGCTCGCGGCCGCCATCGGGGGCGTCGCCGGCTCGTTGGTGACGCGGGTGAAGCTTCCGCCGTTCATCGTCACGTTGGGGCTTTTGACCATCGTGACGGCCGTCGGGCGCATCTATTCGCGCGGGCAGAGCGTGCGGGTCACCGATCCGGTGCTCGGCTTTCTGGGGACGCGGCAGTTTCTCTTTGGGCGCATCGAGATCACGTATGGCATGCCCGTGGCACTGGGGATGTTCGTGCTTCTCTGGTACGCGCTGACCCGCACGGCATGGGGCCGCCACGTGTACGCGATTGGCAACGAGCCCGAGGCGGCGCGACTCTCGGGCATCCACGTCCCGCGCACGGTGCTCAGCGTGTACCTGATCGCCGGGCTCGTGTACGGCGTGGCCGCGTGGCAAGCGCTGGGGCGCGTGCCCAATGCCGATCCCAATGCGTACCAAACGGGAAATCTCGATTCGATCACCGCTGTGGTGCTCGGCGGCACGAGTCTCTTCGGTGGGCGGGGGAGCGTGTTCGGCACCTTGGTGGGCGCGCTCATCGTCGCCGTGCTCCGCTCCGGCCTCACCCAAGCGGGCATCGACGATCTGTACCAGGATGTGGCCACCGGCGTGCTGGTCATCGCGGCGGTCGCCGTGGATCGATTCTCCCGCACCACGAGGCAGCGATGA
- a CDS encoding substrate-binding domain-containing protein: MERCSRFAMALTMALAAFGCTKERTGGDTAPAAGGSASAEAKPPARAKVGLVTKTDSNPFFVTLREAARAEAGKLGADFVALAGKFDGDNDGQVTAIENLVQQGVTTILITPNSSTGVLGAIKKARDKQVLVIALDTETDPPSAVDATFATDNTAAGRNQGAYVKAALGAKAPDLIMLDGTPGSSVDTQRHTGFLQGIGMADGDAHIRGRQSVNGDQNKAQQSMENLLQRSPKINAVYTLNEPTARGANVALKAKGLADSVVVGSIDGGCQGVQDVKEGKYAVTVMQFPKKMAELGVDAAVEFAKSGKKPSGFQDTGSMVITDKPVAGVESKDTAWGLENCWK; encoded by the coding sequence ATGGAACGGTGTTCTCGGTTCGCCATGGCGTTGACGATGGCCCTGGCCGCCTTCGGATGTACCAAGGAACGCACCGGCGGTGATACGGCCCCCGCTGCCGGAGGGTCCGCCAGCGCAGAGGCCAAGCCGCCGGCGCGCGCCAAGGTGGGCCTGGTCACCAAGACGGATAGCAACCCATTCTTCGTGACCTTGCGCGAGGCGGCGAGGGCGGAGGCCGGCAAGCTGGGGGCGGATTTCGTCGCACTGGCCGGTAAGTTCGACGGCGACAACGATGGGCAGGTTACCGCCATCGAGAACCTGGTTCAGCAGGGGGTCACCACGATCCTCATCACGCCGAACAGCTCCACGGGCGTGCTCGGGGCCATCAAAAAGGCGCGTGACAAACAGGTGCTGGTGATCGCGCTGGACACGGAGACCGATCCGCCGAGCGCGGTGGATGCCACGTTCGCCACGGACAACACCGCGGCGGGGCGCAACCAAGGTGCGTACGTGAAGGCGGCCCTGGGCGCGAAGGCGCCCGACCTCATCATGCTCGATGGCACGCCGGGATCGTCGGTCGACACGCAGCGGCATACCGGCTTCTTGCAAGGCATCGGCATGGCCGACGGCGATGCGCACATTCGCGGACGTCAGTCGGTGAACGGCGACCAGAACAAGGCGCAACAAAGCATGGAGAATTTGCTCCAGCGCTCTCCAAAGATCAACGCGGTCTACACGCTCAACGAGCCGACCGCTCGTGGCGCCAATGTGGCACTCAAGGCGAAAGGGCTCGCCGACTCCGTGGTCGTCGGTTCGATCGACGGCGGCTGCCAGGGCGTGCAGGACGTCAAAGAGGGCAAATACGCGGTCACGGTGATGCAATTCCCCAAGAAGATGGCCGAACTCGGCGTGGACGCTGCCGTGGAATTCGCAAAGAGCGGCAAGAAGCCGAGTGGCTTCCAGGACACCGGATCGATGGTCATCACCGACAAGCCCGTCGCGGGCGTCGAGAGCAAGGACACCGCGTGGGGACTGGAAAACTGCTGGAAGTGA
- a CDS encoding LacI family transcriptional regulator codes for MKDIAALAGVSITTVSHVVNDTRVVSESTRARVLEAVARTGYTGDAIARSLVTGGGTRSLGVAISLVANPYFAELIKAIEGAASAAGHTLLLVDTHDEAHTEQDAVRMLKARRVDGLLLLPSRASTVLPELPRLGLPVVLVDRIPDDSPFDCIGPENVESTATLVQHLADRGHRRIGLVRGASGLSTSTERVNGYRLGLERAGLPWDPKLVVSGKSVSKLGATALHRLLDTPKPPTAVVAANNAMMVGVLHAVRERKLRIGKDLAVVGYDDVEWADLVEPPITTMAQPIREIGRTAVRMLLARIEDPTIPPQIVRLAPTFMHRQSCGCST; via the coding sequence ATGAAGGACATCGCCGCGTTGGCCGGCGTCTCGATTACGACCGTATCGCACGTCGTGAACGACACGCGGGTCGTCTCGGAGTCGACCCGCGCCCGCGTGCTGGAGGCCGTGGCCCGCACCGGCTACACGGGCGACGCCATTGCGCGCTCGCTGGTCACCGGCGGTGGCACGCGCTCGCTCGGGGTGGCCATCTCGCTGGTAGCCAATCCGTACTTCGCCGAGCTGATTAAGGCCATTGAGGGCGCGGCATCGGCGGCGGGTCACACCCTGCTGCTGGTCGACACGCACGATGAGGCGCACACGGAGCAAGACGCGGTGCGCATGCTCAAGGCGCGCCGCGTCGACGGGTTGCTCCTGCTTCCTTCACGCGCAAGCACGGTGCTGCCCGAGCTACCGCGCCTCGGGCTGCCCGTGGTGCTGGTCGACCGCATCCCGGACGATTCGCCCTTCGACTGCATCGGTCCTGAAAATGTGGAATCGACGGCCACGTTGGTGCAACACCTGGCGGATCGCGGCCATCGGCGCATCGGTCTGGTGCGCGGAGCTTCGGGGTTGAGCACGTCGACCGAGCGCGTGAACGGCTACCGCCTCGGTCTCGAGCGCGCGGGCCTCCCCTGGGATCCGAAGCTCGTGGTCTCCGGCAAATCCGTCTCCAAGCTGGGCGCCACCGCGCTCCATCGTCTGCTGGATACGCCGAAGCCGCCGACCGCGGTGGTCGCCGCGAACAACGCCATGATGGTGGGCGTCCTCCACGCCGTCCGCGAGCGCAAGCTGCGCATTGGCAAAGACCTCGCCGTGGTCGGCTACGACGACGTCGAATGGGCCGATCTCGTGGAGCCGCCCATCACGACGATGGCGCAACCCATCCGCGAAATCGGCCGCACCGCCGTGCGCATGCTCCTCGCCCGCATCGAGGATCCCACCATCCCGCCGCAGATCGTGCGCTTGGCCCCGACGTTCATGCACCGCCAATCGTGCGGGTGCTCCACCTGA
- the yihA gene encoding ribosome biogenesis GTP-binding protein YihA/YsxC has protein sequence MTEPRIVSAAFVAASNDPGKLPAPTLAEVAFAGRSNVGKSSLLNAMMQRKSLARTSRTPGCTRQVNMFEVAFTDGLHVHLVDLPGYGYAKRSRSEKASWGPLLEGYLSTRSVLRAVTILVDVRRGPEEDDLDLVEFLQALETPPRILLAATKIDKLSRAQQKPAIEKVKRQFKGPIIGFSSVTGDGRDALWQRLRHAIANERSDKPE, from the coding sequence ATGACCGAGCCACGCATCGTCTCCGCCGCCTTCGTGGCCGCGTCGAATGACCCCGGCAAGCTGCCCGCGCCCACGCTCGCCGAGGTGGCCTTCGCCGGCCGTTCCAACGTTGGAAAATCCAGCCTGCTCAACGCGATGATGCAGCGCAAGAGCCTGGCGCGCACCAGCCGCACGCCCGGCTGCACGCGGCAGGTCAACATGTTCGAGGTGGCCTTCACCGATGGCCTCCATGTGCACCTCGTCGACCTTCCGGGCTACGGCTACGCGAAGCGATCGCGAAGCGAGAAGGCGAGCTGGGGCCCATTGCTCGAGGGCTACCTCTCGACGCGCTCCGTTCTGCGCGCGGTGACGATCCTCGTCGACGTCCGCCGTGGTCCGGAGGAGGACGATCTCGATCTCGTCGAGTTCCTGCAAGCGCTCGAGACGCCGCCGCGCATCCTTCTCGCCGCGACGAAGATCGACAAATTGTCACGGGCGCAACAGAAGCCCGCAATAGAGAAAGTGAAGCGCCAATTCAAGGGCCCCATCATCGGTTTTAGCTCGGTGACGGGCGATGGCCGCGACGCCCTCTGGCAACGTCTTCGTCACGCGATCGCCAACGAACGAAGCGACAAACCCGAGTGA
- the murJ gene encoding murein biosynthesis integral membrane protein MurJ, which yields MQGQREEGREERKKLVARAGIVGAGTLVSRVLGLARDMSFAALFRVQETDAFFVAFTIPNALRQLLGEGAISSAVVPVLSGKLATEDAETTGEKNARAFFANVRGVSLIALLVTTVLGVVFARPLTELFAGGYRTRPVDFERTVQFTRVVFPYIFFMGTAALGMAALNAKRRFAVAAFAPGLLNVAFLLTVFLLPGPFERAGIDPGHAMVVGALLGGLLQVVAQWPALRAIGYAGWPRFDFSDPGVREVFRRMVPMTFGIGVYYIDLIVSRRFLSELGPGAQSYFSWAMRLCEFPQGIFVLALSTAALPSLSAFAARGDLEELGKTYAHGMRLSLFVTIPASCGLAFLAEPIVATLLQRGEFSAFAASETARALMWQGGAIWTVAAVRQLVPVFFALGNTRTPVIVSALDLVAFIALAVVLRGPLGHAGISAAVAGSSAVQMVLLFVALRWRLPDLHLGEIGRSAVRTLAASLVAAAAGALAARGTAMLGPVGGAFQRAAPGVVAMVVFMAAFLVWAHLFGSPELAPLVSGVRRRLARGKAAR from the coding sequence ATGCAGGGGCAGCGCGAGGAGGGCCGCGAGGAACGGAAGAAGCTGGTCGCGCGGGCCGGCATCGTGGGGGCGGGGACCTTGGTGTCGCGGGTGCTCGGCCTGGCGCGCGACATGTCGTTCGCGGCGCTGTTTCGCGTGCAGGAGACCGACGCCTTCTTCGTGGCGTTCACCATCCCCAACGCGCTTCGACAGCTCTTGGGCGAGGGCGCGATCTCCAGCGCCGTGGTGCCCGTGCTCAGCGGAAAGCTGGCGACGGAGGACGCCGAGACGACCGGCGAGAAGAATGCGCGCGCCTTCTTTGCCAATGTGCGCGGCGTTTCCCTGATTGCGCTGCTGGTGACGACGGTGCTGGGCGTCGTGTTCGCGCGCCCGCTGACCGAGCTTTTCGCCGGCGGGTACCGGACGAGGCCCGTCGACTTCGAGCGAACCGTGCAGTTTACACGGGTCGTCTTCCCGTACATCTTCTTCATGGGCACGGCGGCCCTGGGCATGGCCGCGCTCAACGCCAAGCGACGCTTTGCCGTCGCCGCCTTCGCGCCGGGGCTGCTCAACGTCGCGTTTCTGCTCACCGTGTTCCTTCTTCCAGGGCCGTTCGAGCGGGCGGGGATCGATCCCGGGCATGCGATGGTCGTGGGGGCGCTTTTGGGCGGCCTGCTGCAGGTGGTCGCGCAGTGGCCTGCGCTCCGGGCCATTGGGTATGCGGGGTGGCCGCGGTTCGATTTTTCGGATCCGGGGGTGCGCGAGGTCTTTCGGCGCATGGTGCCCATGACCTTCGGCATCGGCGTCTATTACATCGACCTGATCGTGTCGCGTCGGTTCCTCTCGGAGCTCGGTCCCGGCGCGCAGAGCTATTTCTCGTGGGCCATGCGCCTGTGCGAATTTCCGCAGGGCATCTTCGTGTTGGCGCTGTCCACCGCGGCGTTGCCGTCGCTGTCGGCGTTTGCTGCCCGCGGCGATCTGGAGGAGCTCGGAAAGACGTACGCGCACGGGATGCGGTTGTCGCTGTTCGTGACCATCCCGGCGAGCTGCGGGCTAGCGTTTCTCGCGGAGCCCATCGTGGCCACCTTGCTTCAGCGCGGCGAGTTCAGCGCGTTCGCCGCGAGCGAAACGGCGCGCGCGCTGATGTGGCAGGGCGGGGCGATCTGGACGGTGGCCGCCGTGCGGCAGCTCGTGCCGGTGTTTTTCGCCCTGGGAAACACGCGCACGCCGGTCATCGTGAGCGCGCTCGATCTGGTCGCGTTCATCGCGTTGGCCGTGGTGCTGCGCGGCCCGCTGGGGCACGCGGGCATCAGCGCGGCGGTGGCTGGCTCGAGTGCGGTGCAGATGGTGCTGCTGTTCGTGGCCTTGCGCTGGCGTCTGCCGGATCTGCACCTCGGGGAAATCGGGCGATCGGCGGTGCGGACCTTGGCGGCGTCGTTGGTGGCGGCGGCGGCCGGGGCGCTCGCGGCGCGGGGGACGGCCATGCTGGGCCCGGTGGGCGGGGCCTTCCAGCGCGCGGCGCCGGGGGTGGTGGCCATGGTGGTCTTCATGGCGGCGTTTCTGGTCTGGGCGCACCTCTTTGGCTCGCCGGAGCTCGCCCCGCTCGTGTCGGGGGTCCGCCGGCGGCTCGCCCGTGGTAAGGCTGCGCGATGA
- a CDS encoding DUF971 domain-containing protein, whose amino-acid sequence MADPKIKCLKVRSPRGATVTEIDWGDGHKGIYPHDVLRGYCPCAGCQGHSATIRFIECSGVQIELDDLEPVGNYALALKWFDGHNTGLYSYRYLRALCHCNECQPNYAEKERLELTRM is encoded by the coding sequence GTGGCCGACCCGAAAATCAAATGCCTCAAGGTGCGCTCGCCGCGCGGTGCGACGGTGACCGAGATCGACTGGGGCGACGGCCACAAGGGCATCTACCCGCACGACGTCCTGCGCGGTTACTGCCCGTGCGCCGGCTGCCAAGGCCACTCGGCGACCATCCGCTTCATCGAATGTTCGGGCGTGCAGATCGAGTTGGACGACCTCGAGCCGGTGGGCAACTACGCCCTCGCGCTCAAGTGGTTCGACGGCCATAACACCGGCCTGTACTCGTACCGGTACCTGCGCGCGCTCTGCCACTGCAACGAGTGCCAACCGAACTACGCCGAAAAAGAGCGTCTCGAGCTCACGCGGATGTAA
- a CDS encoding carbohydrate kinase codes for MKAPYDVITFGEVLWDLFDEGEDNYRRFVGGGSSNVAVALARQGRRVAVVAGVGRDRFGDELIRRLDEFGVDTQFMVRLADRTALTFIARNPNGEPHFMNYRHASANLALAARHITSSMARARWVHLGTCSLIANGNGLVEATRAFETHAGRHRAYKSIDLNARPNLWASQNAALDELERLLPGCSLIKASLGDLVAFGIGIGDLRDIAPDAVVLVTRGAEGATAYFGNGGRVSIAPTPTTCVDATGAGDAFVAGVLAHLVEKDVGPGSAGWGDANLWTEALSRGHSLGAIAVSKLGGT; via the coding sequence ATGAAAGCACCTTATGACGTCATCACCTTTGGCGAGGTGCTCTGGGACCTCTTCGACGAGGGAGAGGACAATTACCGCCGCTTCGTGGGCGGCGGCTCGTCCAACGTGGCCGTGGCGCTGGCCCGCCAAGGACGCCGCGTCGCGGTGGTCGCCGGCGTCGGGCGGGATCGCTTCGGGGACGAACTGATCCGACGTCTCGACGAATTCGGTGTCGACACGCAGTTCATGGTTCGCCTGGCCGACCGCACCGCGCTCACCTTCATCGCGCGCAACCCGAACGGCGAGCCGCACTTCATGAACTACCGGCATGCGTCGGCCAACCTGGCGCTGGCGGCGCGGCACATCACGTCGTCGATGGCGCGCGCGCGGTGGGTTCATCTTGGAACGTGCAGCCTGATCGCCAACGGCAACGGCCTCGTCGAGGCCACGCGCGCCTTCGAGACGCACGCTGGCCGGCACCGCGCGTACAAGTCCATCGACCTGAACGCGCGACCGAACCTCTGGGCCAGCCAAAACGCGGCCCTCGACGAGCTGGAGCGGCTTCTGCCCGGGTGTTCGCTCATCAAAGCGTCGCTGGGCGATCTGGTTGCGTTCGGCATCGGCATCGGCGACCTGCGCGACATCGCGCCCGACGCCGTCGTTCTGGTGACCCGCGGCGCGGAGGGGGCGACGGCCTACTTCGGCAACGGCGGTCGCGTCTCCATCGCCCCGACGCCCACGACCTGTGTCGATGCGACCGGGGCGGGGGATGCCTTCGTCGCTGGGGTGCTCGCGCACCTCGTCGAAAAGGACGTGGGGCCAGGCTCTGCGGGCTGGGGCGACGCAAATCTCTGGACGGAGGCGCTTTCGCGTGGGCATAGCCTTGGCGCGATCGCCGTTTCCAAGCTTGGAGGGACCTGA
- the recO gene encoding DNA repair protein RecO, whose amino-acid sequence MKAIQTEALLLRAVTYGESDVIATFFTRTEGKISALSRGARKSVRRVGGALEPVHTLLVSLEDRGRELATLKEARVVTQRSGVVGDLDALDAAGVALRWLRHVCPPRTPEPRAWDTMNTLLDVLDAREQPPRSALAAAALRLLADVGYALELEQCVRCGRPCPAGKAAFVDPSRGGLVCQSCGGARVRLGGELRSRALEIGAGGNPALTKEEAEELLVLVDAAMAVHAPGLE is encoded by the coding sequence GTGAAGGCGATTCAAACGGAGGCACTGCTCCTTCGGGCCGTGACGTACGGGGAGAGTGATGTCATTGCGACGTTCTTTACGCGGACCGAAGGGAAGATCTCGGCCCTATCGCGTGGCGCGCGAAAGAGCGTCCGGCGCGTGGGCGGCGCGCTCGAGCCCGTGCACACGCTGCTCGTGTCGCTCGAGGATCGTGGTCGCGAGCTCGCGACGCTCAAGGAAGCGCGCGTCGTGACGCAGCGTTCGGGGGTCGTGGGGGACTTGGATGCTCTGGACGCGGCGGGCGTTGCGCTTCGCTGGCTTCGTCATGTCTGTCCGCCGCGAACGCCAGAGCCCCGCGCGTGGGACACGATGAATACCTTGCTCGATGTGCTCGACGCACGGGAGCAGCCGCCACGTTCGGCATTGGCCGCCGCCGCATTGCGCCTTCTCGCGGACGTGGGCTACGCCCTCGAGCTCGAGCAGTGCGTGCGCTGCGGAAGGCCCTGTCCGGCCGGCAAGGCGGCCTTCGTCGATCCATCGCGCGGCGGCCTCGTGTGTCAGTCGTGTGGCGGAGCGCGCGTTCGGCTCGGTGGCGAGCTACGTTCGCGCGCGTTGGAGATTGGCGCTGGGGGCAACCCTGCGTTGACGAAGGAAGAAGCGGAGGAGCTGCTCGTGTTGGTCGATGCCGCGATGGCCGTTCATGCCCCAGGACTCGAATGA
- a CDS encoding helix-turn-helix domain-containing protein, producing MSIAEVSRVTRIPAATLSAIESDHFDDLPGEVFVRGFLRSYAQAVGVVPNEVLARYTSSRRVVFVTPLPTPSPVHAAREGQGRRFGVAIAFVLLLILFTLALSIVLKPRGHDMPKELSFMQDMDDASSEIVHVKLG from the coding sequence ATGAGCATCGCGGAGGTGTCGCGCGTTACGCGTATCCCCGCTGCCACACTTTCCGCCATCGAGAGCGACCACTTCGACGACTTGCCGGGAGAAGTCTTCGTCCGCGGGTTCCTGAGGTCGTACGCGCAAGCGGTAGGGGTCGTTCCCAATGAAGTTTTGGCTCGGTACACGTCGAGCCGGCGTGTCGTCTTCGTGACGCCGCTTCCCACGCCGAGCCCGGTGCATGCCGCACGGGAAGGGCAAGGTCGCCGTTTTGGCGTGGCCATCGCGTTCGTGCTGCTGCTCATCCTGTTTACGCTGGCCCTCTCCATCGTGCTCAAGCCGCGCGGGCATGACATGCCCAAGGAGCTGTCGTTCATGCAAGATATGGACGACGCATCCAGCGAAATCGTGCACGTAAAACTAGGCTAG
- a CDS encoding Crp/Fnr family transcriptional regulator, protein MDRRLESSRPRYSERVPPVDGELGPAEQARLISRYGRRVSAGETIFREGEPATEAFLVQDGRIRLLKRVRMVERSLLLLKPGDLFGEAALLGDTPLSAMPIGDVTMRQSGTVSMGGLEDAMIRRRAEDAVARNSTAVALTDSTLLVLSRSAFRGMFENYPGIATRVIEQLIFRVRDAEDQIEIMMLRDTQLKVVSALLKLAQRAVGSAEIAMSPVELSSRVGLDVDTVKRTVQRLREQQYVRIVGERIEIPDVEALRRLYVLLGTKDEIHGESTQR, encoded by the coding sequence ATGGATCGCAGGTTGGAGAGCAGTCGACCGCGCTACAGCGAGCGCGTGCCGCCCGTCGATGGGGAGCTTGGACCAGCCGAACAGGCCCGTCTCATAAGCCGTTACGGCCGCCGTGTTTCGGCCGGCGAAACGATCTTCCGGGAGGGGGAGCCCGCCACGGAGGCCTTTTTGGTCCAGGACGGGCGCATTCGCCTCCTCAAACGGGTGCGCATGGTCGAGCGGAGCTTGCTGCTCCTCAAGCCAGGCGATCTCTTTGGCGAGGCCGCGCTCCTCGGCGATACACCGCTTTCGGCGATGCCCATTGGCGACGTGACCATGCGCCAATCCGGCACCGTCTCCATGGGCGGCCTCGAGGACGCGATGATTCGCCGCCGCGCGGAAGATGCCGTGGCGCGCAATTCCACGGCGGTGGCATTGACCGACTCGACCTTGCTCGTCCTCAGTCGCAGCGCCTTTCGCGGGATGTTCGAGAACTACCCTGGGATCGCCACCCGCGTGATCGAGCAGCTCATTTTCCGGGTGCGCGACGCCGAGGACCAAATCGAAATCATGATGCTGCGCGACACGCAGCTCAAAGTCGTGAGCGCCTTGTTGAAGCTCGCCCAGCGGGCCGTTGGCTCGGCGGAGATTGCCATGTCGCCCGTGGAGCTCTCCTCGCGGGTCGGGTTGGACGTCGACACCGTGAAGCGCACCGTTCAGCGACTTCGTGAGCAGCAGTACGTGCGCATCGTAGGCGAGCGCATCGAGATCCCCGATGTGGAAGCGCTGCGCCGTTTGTACGTGCTTTTAGGCACGAAAGACGAGATCCACGGAGAGAGTACGCAGCGCTGA
- a CDS encoding glutathione S-transferase family protein: protein MAIKLYEGSISPNSRKVRLLAAELDLPIECVTLDFAKREFRSSEYLAKNPNGKVPTLEEDDGFVLWESGAILKYLASKRPERELIPRDPRDQALLDQWLLWWTAHPEAALYRLIMERLVKPFRGVRGNDPTIVAEAEEDLARFLPVLDRHLQIHEYIVKRLSVVDYAAAPWLEAARGPLHVDLTSYAAIAAWLSRMQARPRWASIESQ from the coding sequence ATGGCAATCAAACTTTATGAAGGCAGCATATCCCCCAACTCACGCAAGGTGCGATTGCTCGCCGCCGAGCTGGACCTTCCCATCGAGTGCGTGACCCTGGATTTTGCGAAACGCGAGTTCCGCTCATCCGAGTACCTGGCCAAGAACCCCAACGGCAAGGTGCCTACCTTGGAGGAGGATGACGGATTCGTCCTCTGGGAGTCCGGGGCCATCCTGAAGTACCTCGCGTCGAAGCGCCCCGAGCGAGAATTGATCCCCCGCGACCCGCGCGACCAGGCGCTCCTCGATCAATGGCTGCTTTGGTGGACGGCCCACCCCGAGGCCGCGCTGTACCGTTTGATCATGGAGCGACTCGTGAAGCCGTTCCGCGGGGTGCGGGGAAATGATCCGACCATTGTCGCGGAGGCCGAAGAAGATCTCGCTCGGTTTCTCCCCGTCCTCGATCGACATCTGCAGATCCATGAGTACATCGTTAAGCGCCTCTCGGTGGTCGACTACGCCGCGGCGCCTTGGCTCGAGGCAGCCCGAGGGCCGCTCCACGTCGATCTCACGAGCTACGCCGCGATTGCTGCATGGCTCTCGCGCATGCAAGCGCGACCGCGATGGGCCTCCATTGAGAGCCAGTAG